The following DNA comes from Musa acuminata AAA Group cultivar baxijiao chromosome BXJ1-4, Cavendish_Baxijiao_AAA, whole genome shotgun sequence.
GGTGAGTGAGACCACTGTGATCCCTGACCTTATGGAGTTCAGATTCTAATTTCTTGACCACTTTTGTTCCCTCAGTGTCAGCTATAGGCACTTCTATGTTGAAGCGTCCTTGCTTCCGGAGTGTGGCATATTCCTGGATTAATGCTTGTTGCTTGATGTAGTTGTAGAGCTGTTGGTGGAAAGGATGGTCCAAGGAGTAGCAATCATCAGCTCCAGCAGACGAAATCCGAGATGACCCATTACTTTCTCTTCGGCAGAAGTGGGGAAGAGAATCATAATCCATTATCTGCAGATTTAGAACCTCAAAAAACTGTAAGCATGTTTGTTTAAAAGGTTAAAACCAAGAGATAAACAGTTGTGACACAAGCATAGAACAAAGTCAGACCCACATCCCATCCAATCCCAAAAAGAAGCaacgaagaagaaaagaagataatTTACTTGAAAAATACTCCCCTGCAAACTAAAAATTGAATGGCCAAACttagaaagaaaaatatcatGATTTGTTGCTAAGACCTCTACAAATTTAATATCTGATGAAGCTAAATTTTCAACTTGGAATGGAAAATCGAACAGCTTTTCATGACATATAAACATCATCAGACAATAAATTTAAACAAGGCAAAGCTGCAGTGCCAGACAGATAAATCATATCAGCTGTGAAAATGAATGCAAATTCCTTAATTCTTCATGAAAATGGAAAAGCAACACTAACTTAAATACTCTTACAGATTGGAAGATGTAAATGTTAGATTGGAAAAGCAACCATAGACTGGTCTCTGTGATATATATACTATGTTTGAGAAAGTACAGTTATATGTTCATACCAAATATTCTAGTTGTTACACAGTAATATAGTCTCATGTTTAAATGATTGAAGATTCTTCTGCTGCTAAGAAAAACAACTGAAGCTTCTCACCTTCAACAACTCATCTCTGCCACAACCTTGCAGTATTTGTATTTTCCTTCTTGTCCTTTCTTGTAAAAGAGGCTTCACAACCTGGCAAAGCAAAGACACACCAAGCaccatttttataataattagaaCACACACCACTCAAGATAGGAATCAACAtcttgataacaatagatatccaACTGGAAGTAACCATCTACCTTCCAACATGCTGAGAATACATATGGAGCGTTAACTACATAATACGTTTGTGTCTTCTCCGGATAGTTTAGGTCATCAATAGTTGTTATGATGGTCATTAACTGCACCCATAAACAAAACAAAGAAGGAAACTTCAACATATCTATCAAAGGTATTAGCGTGAGAGGCATTACACATGCAGCAAACTTAAAGATTAACATTTGACTTGGGACGAAAGACTAAAAACTTCATTTTCATGCACGTAAAACAAACCATGAAAGAAGAGTTTAAAAAAAGGATACAAAGATCACAAAGACATTGCAGTTATTGAATTTTctgtttttttaattaaatatgatgTTGGTGCCAGCTGTTAGAAAGAGCTTGTGATTTCTATTTATATAATCACCTGATATCTAGCAAAATAAGCAAGCATTTTCTTTACATAAATAATGAGGAACGGATTAGCAGCATCTGATGTGATGTGTTGTACCAAAAACCTGACCGCCTGTGTATTTGATTCATTCAAGACCATTCTTCCCAGAAAGAAAATTAAGCACTTCCCATGAGCAACCGATTTTTCATTTGAGCAGCAAGTCTCAGAACAACTACCACATTTGGATAAAAGGGATGCAGATAATCTAAAGAAATCAACCAACATTAAACTCTTTTGTCGTACGTAATCTAAATGAATGTGAAATTGCATAAGACAGTCTCATCAATGAGTAGCCAATAAATTTAATATCCAGTTAACCCCAAAACTTTCACTTTGCAGATTTCATTGCGTCATGGTTGGTTTGTAAAATTTCCAActactttttaatctttatttttcaCCTTCCTGTGCAATTTGAAACCATCtccaaataatatcgatgatagtattttgtatttattataaaaatgcaCCAGCTAAAGCTATGCATTTTATTTTTCAGGCACCAACTTTATTCATGAGGTGTTGTACAAGGAAAGTCGAGCGGAATGTTGCTAAGCCATTCTCTTGGCGAAAGACACAAGGGATCTTTAgattagttagcatataattaggtcaAGCCATAGTCAAGTTAGGACCTATATTTAAAATGATTGCAAGACTACTTTAACCTCTCTTACCGCCAAAAACAGACCTTAAAATATGATTTCTGTCAAGTAAAAAATTGACATTAACACTTTCTGTTATGTAAAACTTGAAAGCTTCAGATAAAATTTAAACAAAACTGTTTATGTGAACAACGACAATAAAGTTTGTTATTTTGTTGGGGAAGAATTTACCTTGATATGGCTCAATGCTGAAAGCTTCAGACCAGTCATATCCAAGACTTTAACACATTTTCCAATATGCCGCCCGTACTTCTTTGTTGCATTAGGCTACCAGAGGAACAAATAAAAGAAAACGAAAATAAGAATTTGCATGTGCTTGAAGAATGTACATTATAAGAATTGACATTGACACTCACCAATATCACACGATCTCGATACTCATTAATTTGAATGTGTGACTGCACATATTGATTCACCTAACATGAAAAAAATACACAATTAATCAGATGTTGGACAAAGGGATCGTAATAATTGCCATAGATTTCTACAAATTCTCTGGTAAATGCATCTGCAAGATTAACCAAGTGCTGTTATCAACTTGCTAGCTGGCATTGCCACAAAGGAAAAGCAGAAAATCTTGCTTGTATTTAAAACATGGATTGATAGAATTATGCTGCACAAACATTCACATGGGGTT
Coding sequences within:
- the LOC135648311 gene encoding phosphatidylinositol/phosphatidylcholine transfer protein SFH1-like isoform X1, giving the protein MAVACQDAIKQFSTLLDKVDEQLKATFQNMHQGYPTATMMRYLKAREWCVPKAYKMLVDCLDWRIQNHIDDILKKPIIPADLFRAVRDSQLVGLSGYSKEGLPVFAIGVGLSTLDKASVNQYVQSHIQINEYRDRVILPNATKKYGRHIGKCVKVLDMTGLKLSALSHIKLMTIITTIDDLNYPEKTQTYYVVNAPYVFSACWKVVKPLLQERTRRKIQILQGCGRDELLKIMDYDSLPHFCRRESNGSSRISSAGADDCYSLDHPFHQQLYNYIKQQALIQEYATLRKQGRFNIEVPIADTEGTKVVKKLESELHKVRDHSGLTHPLNCLHISGA
- the LOC135648311 gene encoding phosphatidylinositol/phosphatidylcholine transfer protein SFH1-like isoform X2, whose product is MAVACQDAIKQFSTLLDKVDEQLKATFQNMHQGYPTATMMRYLKAREWCVPKAYKMLVDCLDWRIQNHIDDILKGLPVFAIGVGLSTLDKASVNQYVQSHIQINEYRDRVILPNATKKYGRHIGKCVKVLDMTGLKLSALSHIKLMTIITTIDDLNYPEKTQTYYVVNAPYVFSACWKVVKPLLQERTRRKIQILQGCGRDELLKIMDYDSLPHFCRRESNGSSRISSAGADDCYSLDHPFHQQLYNYIKQQALIQEYATLRKQGRFNIEVPIADTEGTKVVKKLESELHKVRDHSGLTHPLNCLHISGA